A DNA window from Methanococcus voltae PS contains the following coding sequences:
- a CDS encoding transketolase gives MEQKIQELTQITKKLRYNIVKMIAKANSGHPGGSLSAIDIVATLYYEIMNQDATNPKMLNRDRFILSKGHACPAVYATLASLNYFSENELWNLRQVGALLQGHPTIDIPGIEANTGSLGQGFSASVGIALGCRLDKYDNNVFTLLGDGECQEGQVWEAAMAAHHYKLDNLIAIVDRNKLQIDGCTEDVMCLGDVKAKFDAFGWNTFEIDGHDYKAIIETVETAKALKNGKPTAIVANTIKGKGVSFMENNVGFHGKAPNTEELEQALNELSN, from the coding sequence ATGGAACAAAAAATCCAAGAGTTAACCCAAATAACAAAAAAATTAAGATACAATATTGTAAAAATGATAGCAAAAGCTAATTCAGGACACCCTGGTGGCTCATTATCTGCTATTGACATAGTAGCTACACTTTACTACGAAATTATGAATCAGGATGCAACAAATCCAAAAATGCTAAATAGAGACAGATTTATTTTAAGTAAAGGTCACGCATGCCCTGCAGTATATGCAACATTAGCAAGTTTAAACTATTTTTCAGAGAATGAGTTATGGAATCTTAGGCAAGTTGGAGCTCTTTTGCAAGGTCACCCTACAATTGATATACCAGGAATTGAAGCAAACACCGGTTCATTAGGTCAGGGATTTTCAGCATCAGTGGGTATTGCACTCGGTTGTAGATTAGATAAGTATGATAACAACGTTTTCACACTTTTAGGCGACGGAGAATGCCAAGAAGGTCAGGTATGGGAAGCTGCAATGGCTGCACACCACTATAAATTAGATAATTTAATCGCAATCGTTGATAGAAACAAGTTACAAATCGATGGTTGTACTGAAGATGTAATGTGTTTAGGCGACGTTAAAGCTAAATTCGACGCTTTCGGTTGGAACACATTTGAAATTGATGGGCATGATTACAAAGCAATCATTGAAACCGTAGAAACCGCAAAAGCACTTAAAAATGGAAAACCTACTGCAATAGTTGCAAACACAATTAAAGGAAAAGGCGTTTCATTCATGGAAAATAACGTAGGATTCCACGGAAAAGCACCAAATACGGAAGAATTAGAGCAAGCTTTAAATGAATTAAGCAATTAA
- the ppsA gene encoding phosphoenolpyruvate synthase gives MKLIAWLDELTNEDVDIAGGKGASLGEMWNAKLPVPPAFVTTADAYRYFIEETNLKNTIKHILEGLDVNDSKKLIKASEDVRKAIETVEMPEDLKLSVIESYNKLSDGEDIFVAVRSSATAEDLPDASFAGQQETFLNMKGNEEVFEAVRKCYSSLFTPRAIFYREQKGFDHFEVALCAVVQKMADADEAGVMFTVNPINQNHDQMVIEAAWGYGEGVVSGTVSPDTYLIAKEAEKVTDINVASKDTMFIKNAEGKTEEIKTPAEKVDAQVLDEVKILKLAQVGKLIEKHYAQPMDIEWVYEGDELYMVQARPITTLDKGGKNGKTASEGQYDAEILMKGIGASPGTMSGNVKLILDLDQIGDVVEGDILVTKMTTPDMVPGMKKAAAIVTDDGGLTCHAAIISRELGTPCVVGTKKATQLLKNGETVTVDGEKGIVYAGAIAKKQNGVEQAQQQVVYEGAPVITATDIKVNVSMPEVAERAAATGADGVGLLRAEHMILGTGVHPSKILNEQGSEALVEVFMEGIKKVADAFYPRPVTYRTLDAPTDEFMGLEGGQDEPHEQNPMMGWRGIRRGLDQPEILSCELKAIKRLREDGYRNLNIMIPLVTNVDEIRKVKEIGKEVGLNMRTDIEFGIMVETPAAALIIEDIVKEGVDFISFGTNDLTQYVIAIDRNNEFVAKYYMENHPAVLKLIEQVIKVCRENDVKTSVCGQAGSRPAIVEKLVEWGITSISSNIDAVKTIRSVVARTEQKIILDSIRNSKK, from the coding sequence ATGAAATTAATAGCTTGGTTAGATGAACTAACAAATGAAGATGTAGATATAGCAGGTGGGAAGGGTGCCTCATTAGGTGAGATGTGGAACGCAAAATTACCAGTACCTCCTGCATTTGTTACTACGGCAGACGCATACAGATATTTCATTGAAGAAACTAACTTAAAAAACACTATTAAACACATTCTCGAAGGTTTAGATGTAAACGATTCAAAAAAATTAATAAAAGCTTCCGAAGATGTTAGAAAGGCTATTGAAACAGTGGAAATGCCTGAAGACTTAAAATTAAGTGTTATCGAATCATACAACAAATTAAGTGATGGCGAAGATATCTTTGTAGCAGTTAGAAGTTCAGCTACTGCGGAAGATTTGCCAGATGCAAGTTTTGCAGGACAGCAAGAAACATTTTTAAACATGAAGGGTAATGAAGAAGTTTTCGAAGCAGTTAGAAAATGCTACTCATCATTATTCACACCTAGAGCTATTTTTTACAGGGAGCAAAAAGGATTTGACCACTTTGAAGTAGCTTTATGTGCTGTAGTTCAAAAAATGGCTGATGCAGATGAAGCAGGTGTTATGTTCACAGTTAACCCAATTAATCAAAATCACGACCAAATGGTTATTGAAGCAGCTTGGGGATACGGTGAAGGTGTTGTTAGCGGTACAGTTAGCCCAGACACTTACTTAATAGCAAAAGAAGCTGAAAAAGTAACTGACATAAATGTTGCAAGTAAAGACACTATGTTTATTAAAAATGCAGAAGGTAAAACCGAAGAAATAAAAACCCCTGCTGAAAAAGTAGACGCTCAAGTTTTAGACGAAGTTAAAATATTAAAACTTGCACAAGTTGGTAAATTAATTGAGAAACACTATGCTCAACCTATGGATATTGAATGGGTTTACGAAGGCGATGAATTATACATGGTTCAAGCTAGACCTATTACAACATTAGACAAAGGCGGAAAAAATGGAAAAACAGCGTCAGAAGGGCAATACGATGCTGAAATATTAATGAAAGGTATTGGTGCTTCACCAGGTACAATGTCAGGAAACGTTAAATTAATCTTAGACCTTGACCAAATCGGAGATGTTGTAGAAGGGGACATCTTAGTAACAAAAATGACCACGCCAGATATGGTTCCAGGAATGAAAAAAGCTGCAGCAATTGTTACTGACGATGGGGGATTAACCTGTCACGCTGCAATTATTTCAAGAGAATTAGGTACACCTTGTGTAGTAGGAACTAAAAAGGCAACCCAACTTTTGAAAAACGGTGAAACTGTAACTGTTGACGGTGAAAAAGGTATTGTATATGCAGGTGCAATTGCTAAAAAACAAAATGGTGTGGAACAAGCTCAACAACAAGTTGTCTACGAAGGAGCTCCAGTAATCACAGCTACAGACATCAAAGTAAATGTAAGTATGCCTGAAGTAGCTGAAAGAGCTGCTGCAACCGGTGCTGATGGTGTTGGTTTATTAAGAGCTGAACACATGATTTTAGGAACTGGTGTTCACCCAAGTAAAATATTGAACGAACAAGGTTCAGAAGCACTTGTTGAAGTATTTATGGAGGGAATTAAGAAAGTAGCAGACGCATTTTACCCAAGACCTGTTACATACAGAACTTTAGACGCTCCAACCGATGAATTCATGGGTTTAGAAGGTGGACAAGACGAACCACACGAACAAAACCCAATGATGGGATGGAGAGGTATCAGAAGAGGATTAGACCAACCAGAAATCTTAAGTTGCGAATTAAAAGCGATTAAAAGACTTAGAGAGGATGGCTACAGAAACTTAAACATTATGATACCACTCGTTACAAATGTTGACGAAATTAGAAAAGTTAAAGAAATAGGTAAAGAAGTAGGTTTAAACATGAGAACAGACATCGAGTTTGGTATCATGGTTGAAACACCTGCAGCTGCTTTAATCATTGAAGATATTGTAAAAGAAGGTGTAGATTTCATTAGTTTCGGTACCAATGACTTAACACAATACGTTATTGCAATTGATAGAAACAACGAGTTTGTGGCTAAATACTACATGGAAAACCACCCTGCAGTTTTAAAACTAATCGAGCAAGTTATAAAAGTTTGTAGAGAAAATGATGTTAAAACATCAGTTTGTGGACAAGCTGGAAGTAGACCTGCAATCGTTGAAAAATTAGTTGAATGGGGTATCACAAGTATTTCATCAAACATAGACGCTGTAAAAACTATTAGAAGCGTAGTAGCAAGAACAGAGCAAAAAATAATTTTAGATTCAATAAGAAATTCAAAAAAATAA
- the rpe gene encoding ribulose-phosphate 3-epimerase, giving the protein MVMIGASILSANYGHMAEEVRKAEEAKVDFFHVDIMDGHFVPNLSMGLKVPEYLKDITHGTDIDVHLMVENPDIFIPKIAEASDMISFHAESTKYLFRTVDLIADHGAKPIIALNPSTGLTNIEYVLENLYGVLIMTVEPGFSGQSFINPMVKKIDKLKNLILTEGYDTKIFVDGGINTNTAPKVVESGADALVAASAIYGKDDVVKAVQDLRASANFKI; this is encoded by the coding sequence ATGGTTATGATTGGAGCTTCAATATTGTCTGCTAACTACGGACATATGGCGGAAGAAGTAAGAAAAGCAGAAGAAGCGAAAGTTGACTTTTTCCACGTTGATATTATGGATGGTCACTTTGTACCTAACTTAAGTATGGGTTTAAAGGTACCTGAATACTTAAAAGATATTACACACGGAACAGATATAGATGTTCACTTAATGGTTGAAAATCCAGACATATTTATCCCAAAAATAGCTGAAGCTTCAGATATGATTTCATTCCACGCAGAATCTACAAAATATTTATTCAGAACAGTAGATTTGATAGCAGACCATGGCGCAAAGCCAATAATAGCATTAAATCCATCTACCGGTCTCACAAATATCGAATATGTACTCGAAAACTTATACGGGGTACTTATAATGACTGTAGAGCCAGGATTTTCTGGTCAATCATTCATAAACCCAATGGTAAAAAAGATTGACAAATTGAAAAATTTAATACTTACAGAAGGATACGATACAAAAATATTCGTAGATGGTGGTATAAACACTAATACTGCACCTAAAGTTGTTGAATCAGGAGCTGACGCTTTAGTTGCTGCATCTGCAATATATGGAAAGGATGACGTTGTAAAAGCTGTTCAAGATTTAAGAGCTTCTGCAAATTTCAAAATTTAA